A genomic window from Silene latifolia isolate original U9 population chromosome Y, ASM4854445v1, whole genome shotgun sequence includes:
- the LOC141633250 gene encoding histone H4, with protein MSGRGKGGKGLGKGGAKRHRKVLRDNIQGITKPAIRRLARRGGVKRISGLIYEETRGVLKIFLENVIRDAVTYTEHARRKTVTAMDVVYALKRQGRTLYGFGG; from the coding sequence atgTCAGGACGTGGTAAGGGAGGCAAAGGTTTAGGAAAGGGAGGAGCGAAACGACATCGTAAGGTGCTCCGCGATAACATCCAGGGTATCACAAAGCCAGCAATCCGCCGTCTAGCTCGCCGTGGTGGTGTCAAACGTATCAGTGGGTTGATCTATGAGGAGACACGTGGCGTTCTTAAGATCTTTCTAGAGAATGTCATCCGTGATGCCGTTACCTACACTGAGCATGCCAGGAGGAAGACTGTTACTGCTATGGATGTTGTTTATGCTTTGAAGAGACAAGGAAGAACTCTTTACGGTTTCGGCGGTTGA